A single region of the Streptomyces sp. NBC_01803 genome encodes:
- a CDS encoding HelD family protein, whose translation MPAHSPLDAERAHLAASRAALRAMRADAEALDIKDVTANWVNAQVLRSEIDLRIKSLADLDGTPLFFGRLDYLRDLDAEGESGHRFYIGRRHVHDADGDPMVIDWRAPVSQPFYRASKRDPRDVRLRRRFGYDGGELTAYEDEHLSDPAEEARTSALLQREIERPRVGPMRDIVATIQPEQDEIVRAALGGTVCVQGAPGTGKTAVGLHRVAYLLYSHRERLARSGTLVIGPNRSFLRYIEQVLPALGELEVKQATVDDLVGHVPVRGADSATAARIKGDARMAEVLRRAVRSGVRMPREPVVVVRGSRHWRVPVHELEEIVRELLARDIRYGSAREALPQRVAHAVLVRMEQAGEAPDDRTQNAVARTPAVKAAVKEIWPLVDPAKLVLRLLSDADFLAEQSAGLLTPEEREEIRWEKPARGVASARWSPADTVLIDEARDLIERTGSLGHVVLDEAQDLSPMQYRAVGRRCSTGSATVLGDIAQGTTPWATESWAAALAHLGKPDAVVEELTRGFRVPREVIAYASRLLPAIAPELSEATSIREAAGSLEVRRVPDPAGLDHAVVAACREALAHEGSTGLIAADARIGALADALAAAGLSHLAPGEETSREARLTLVPASLAKGLEYDYVVLDDPAAVVDHEPDERTGLRRLYVALTRAVSGLTIVHAAPLPPQLAAG comes from the coding sequence GTGCCCGCCCACTCCCCCCTGGACGCCGAGCGCGCTCATCTGGCCGCTTCCCGCGCCGCCTTGCGCGCGATGCGCGCCGATGCCGAGGCACTCGACATCAAGGACGTCACCGCCAACTGGGTCAACGCCCAGGTGCTGCGCTCCGAGATCGACCTGCGGATCAAGTCCCTGGCCGATCTCGACGGAACGCCGCTGTTCTTCGGCAGGCTGGACTACCTGCGCGACCTCGACGCGGAGGGCGAGAGCGGCCACCGTTTCTACATCGGCCGCCGCCATGTCCACGACGCCGACGGCGACCCGATGGTCATCGACTGGCGCGCGCCCGTCTCGCAGCCGTTCTACCGGGCCTCCAAGCGGGACCCGCGGGACGTGCGGCTGCGTCGCCGCTTCGGCTACGACGGCGGTGAGCTGACCGCGTACGAGGACGAGCACCTCTCCGATCCGGCCGAGGAGGCCAGGACCAGCGCCCTCCTCCAGCGCGAGATCGAACGCCCGCGCGTCGGCCCGATGCGGGACATCGTCGCGACGATCCAGCCCGAGCAGGACGAGATCGTCCGCGCCGCGCTCGGCGGCACGGTCTGCGTGCAGGGGGCGCCCGGCACCGGGAAGACGGCGGTCGGCCTGCACCGGGTGGCGTACCTGCTCTACAGCCACCGGGAGCGGCTGGCGCGCAGCGGCACCCTGGTGATCGGGCCGAACCGTTCGTTCCTGCGCTACATCGAGCAGGTGCTGCCCGCGCTGGGCGAGCTGGAGGTCAAGCAGGCGACCGTGGACGACCTGGTGGGGCACGTCCCGGTCCGGGGCGCGGACAGCGCGACGGCGGCGCGGATCAAGGGTGACGCGCGGATGGCCGAGGTGCTGCGGCGGGCGGTGCGGTCGGGGGTGCGGATGCCGCGCGAGCCGGTCGTGGTGGTGCGCGGCTCGCGGCACTGGCGGGTTCCCGTGCATGAACTGGAAGAGATCGTCCGGGAGTTGCTGGCCCGCGACATCCGGTACGGCTCGGCGCGCGAGGCGCTGCCGCAGCGCGTCGCGCACGCGGTGCTGGTGCGGATGGAGCAGGCCGGCGAGGCGCCGGACGACCGGACGCAGAACGCGGTGGCCCGCACGCCCGCGGTGAAGGCGGCGGTGAAGGAGATCTGGCCGCTGGTGGATCCGGCGAAGCTCGTGCTGCGGCTGCTGTCCGACGCGGACTTCCTGGCGGAGCAGTCGGCGGGCCTCCTCACCCCCGAGGAGCGCGAGGAGATCCGGTGGGAGAAGCCGGCCCGCGGGGTCGCGTCGGCCCGCTGGTCACCGGCCGACACCGTGCTGATCGACGAGGCCCGGGACCTGATCGAGCGCACCGGGTCGCTCGGGCACGTGGTGCTGGACGAGGCCCAGGACCTGTCGCCGATGCAGTACCGGGCGGTGGGCCGCCGGTGCTCCACCGGCTCGGCGACGGTGCTGGGCGACATCGCGCAGGGCACGACGCCGTGGGCGACGGAGAGCTGGGCGGCGGCGCTGGCCCATCTGGGCAAGCCGGACGCGGTGGTGGAGGAGCTGACGCGGGGCTTCCGCGTGCCGCGCGAGGTCATCGCGTACGCCTCGCGGCTGCTGCCGGCGATCGCGCCGGAGCTGTCGGAGGCGACGTCGATCCGGGAGGCGGCCGGTTCGCTGGAGGTGCGGCGGGTGCCCGACCCGGCCGGGCTCGACCACGCGGTGGTGGCGGCCTGCCGGGAGGCGCTGGCGCACGAGGGGTCGACCGGCCTGATCGCGGCGGACGCCCGGATCGGGGCGCTGGCGGACGCGCTGGCGGCGGCCGGGCTGAGCCATCTCGCGCCCGGCGAGGAGACCTCCCGGGAGGCGCGGCTGACGCTGGTGCCGGCCTCACTGGCCAAGGGTCTTGAGTACGACTACGTGGTGCTGGACGACCCGGCGGCCGTGGTGGACCACGAACCGGACGAACGGACCGGGCTGCGCCGCCTGTATGTGGCCCTGACCCGTGCGGTGTCCGGGCTCACGATCGTGCACGCGGCTCCGTTGCCCCCTCAGCTGGCAGCGGGGTGA
- a CDS encoding TetR family transcriptional regulator has product MPYDAAATRARIMEAATAEFAERGIDGARVDRIAERAGANKASIYSYFGNKEQLFAAVLERQMGELIEAIHIRPERVPEFAGELFDHYRAHPELLKLLLNEAQFYGAKHSSEDPVRIAHYQVKTDALAAGQRSGHITADLPPAHLLMLLIGTVAWYYAVPQVAAALLGDGDDPEVVAAYRASAVEAVRRIITPLPAEGATEPRARS; this is encoded by the coding sequence ATGCCGTACGACGCCGCGGCCACCCGCGCCAGGATCATGGAAGCCGCCACCGCCGAGTTCGCGGAGCGAGGCATCGACGGCGCCCGCGTCGACCGCATCGCCGAGCGCGCCGGAGCGAACAAGGCGTCCATCTACAGCTACTTCGGCAACAAGGAGCAGCTCTTCGCCGCCGTCCTCGAACGCCAGATGGGCGAGCTGATCGAGGCCATCCACATCCGCCCCGAACGGGTCCCCGAGTTCGCCGGCGAGCTGTTCGACCACTACCGCGCCCACCCCGAGCTGCTGAAGCTGCTGCTCAACGAGGCCCAGTTCTACGGCGCCAAGCACTCCTCCGAGGACCCGGTGCGCATCGCGCACTACCAGGTCAAGACCGACGCCCTGGCGGCCGGCCAGCGTTCCGGCCACATCACCGCCGACCTGCCGCCGGCCCACCTGCTGATGCTGCTGATCGGCACCGTCGCCTGGTACTACGCCGTGCCCCAGGTCGCGGCGGCGCTGCTCGGCGACGGCGACGACCCGGAGGTCGTCGCCGCCTACCGCGCCTCCGCCGTCGAGGCCGTGCGCCGCATCATCACCCCGCTGCCAGCTGAGGGGGCAACGGAGCCGCGTGCACGATCGTGA
- a CDS encoding nuclear transport factor 2 family protein: MPAMPASVLRFFTASHAADAEAWASAFAEDALFHDPVGQPPIEGREAIHAFFADVLSGFSPFLGLTPLQAHTAGDAVAVAWHGSALTTAGRPVSWSGINVFELDGQGLISEARAYFDQAVLRAQLTS; this comes from the coding sequence ATGCCCGCCATGCCCGCCTCCGTCCTGCGGTTCTTCACCGCCTCCCACGCCGCCGACGCCGAGGCGTGGGCGTCAGCCTTCGCCGAGGACGCCCTGTTCCACGACCCGGTCGGCCAGCCCCCGATCGAGGGGCGCGAGGCGATACACGCCTTCTTCGCCGACGTTCTGTCCGGCTTCAGCCCGTTCCTCGGCCTCACTCCGCTCCAGGCCCACACCGCGGGGGACGCGGTCGCCGTCGCCTGGCACGGCTCGGCCCTCACCACCGCCGGCCGCCCGGTCAGCTGGTCCGGCATCAACGTCTTCGAGCTCGACGGCCAGGGGCTGATCAGCGAGGCCCGCGCCTACTTCGACCAGGCCGTGCTCCGGGCTCAGCTCACCTCATGA